A window from Chitinophaga filiformis encodes these proteins:
- a CDS encoding carboxypeptidase-like regulatory domain-containing protein, whose translation MKNIIFLAFFLCLITACVKEGPPGPKGPDGPPYTWPPGNITGYIDLLTQAGWPFITRKDSVLLQITNIDSMITAYTDTTGYFHFDSIPPGNYDIRILKSGYDSLHLYVRHAGGAIDKFTGITFLSQQITTRLVSISSFTRHEYNTIRIGATVRFEWPVPSNTASASGFRFFLDTTAALGAGRLVNEVPSYRIRDINGVTGEAYGEFIISASGIPSGKQYYVTAAAAPPTRVQKTWLDYTNGMQIPYPYLGDSIKTTITYTE comes from the coding sequence ATGAAAAATATCATATTTCTCGCATTCTTTTTGTGCCTGATCACGGCATGTGTTAAAGAAGGGCCTCCCGGCCCCAAAGGACCAGATGGTCCGCCATATACATGGCCACCGGGCAATATCACCGGTTATATTGACTTACTGACTCAGGCCGGATGGCCCTTCATCACCAGGAAGGACAGTGTGCTGCTACAGATCACCAATATCGACAGCATGATCACGGCTTATACCGATACTACGGGATACTTTCATTTCGATTCTATTCCGCCCGGCAATTATGACATCCGCATATTAAAATCAGGATATGACTCCCTGCACCTGTATGTGCGGCATGCAGGGGGAGCGATAGACAAATTCACAGGCATTACTTTTCTGAGCCAGCAGATAACGACCAGACTTGTATCGATAAGCAGTTTTACCCGACATGAGTACAATACCATCCGTATAGGAGCAACGGTAAGATTTGAATGGCCGGTCCCTTCCAATACTGCAAGTGCTTCCGGTTTCAGGTTCTTCCTGGATACAACTGCCGCTCTGGGAGCCGGCAGGCTGGTAAATGAGGTGCCCTCCTACCGGATACGTGATATCAATGGTGTGACAGGCGAAGCATATGGAGAGTTTATCATATCCGCTTCCGGGATTCCCTCAGGCAAACAATATTATGTAACTGCCGCTGCGGCTCCGCCAACCAGGGTGCAGAAAACATGGCTTGATTATACAAACGGCATGCAGATACCTTATCCGTATCTGGGAGATTCTATTAAAACAACTATTACTTACACTGAATAG